Below is a genomic region from Helianthus annuus cultivar XRQ/B chromosome 2, HanXRQr2.0-SUNRISE, whole genome shotgun sequence.
ACAAGAAAACTTAAATgaagaaaaaaaagaaacaaataagTTGATACATAATTAAAACCTTAATTACAAACTGaacaaaatgaaaaacaaaatgcATACTTCTCCATATATAACCCACTTGGAAAGAAGTGGATAATCACCAGCAGACCCAACGGGCGCAAACCATGATTTGCAGATTTCGTCTTTTAGTTCATACATTTTAAGGAATTTTTGTTAACAATTAGAAATCGAAATATGAAGGATATAATACATTCTTAAGAGCCCTAATTTAATTGGACAAAACGGATCAACAACTTACGAGTACCGGCTGAAACCAAtcttgaagaaaaaaaaaagaaaaaaagaaaaataacgtGGATTTAACCAGATCTTGAAGAAATTGAGAGGGTTTTGTGCTTAGCGTACAACTGCCGTTTGTATCGTCGCCGGAAACCTGACTGTCGACAGTCTACTCTGCCGCATCTGTCTCTCTCACTCCCGTTCTTTCCCCCTTTCTCCCGATCTCGCCCTCTCTCCCTTCCTCTGCCGTGCGCCGCCGTGACCAGGTGGTCGGACCCCCACTTCTTCATCTAATCTCTCATGCCCCTCTCTTGACTTCTCAGATAAGTATACACACTAAGTGTTTGTTTTTCAGATTTGGTTTGGTGATAAcgaatttgaattttgaatgtgatAAGTTGTTTGAGGAAACCTGCAAATGCACAGGAGGCTTCTGGGGTAAACTTGCaggaagagagaaagagaagTTTGGTGATAATGACtttaggtaaaaaaaaaaagagaagaacGGAGGAGAAGTTTGGTGATAATGACTTGAGTGTCGGAGATGGTGAAGAGGAGGTGGTAGGTGCGACGGAGGAGAAGGTGGTTGCGGAGGCGGTCGTCATAAGTGACAACTCAAGGGTTAAAAGAGAAGTGAATTGGGAAGAGAGCAGATGAGAATgaagaatttgaaatttgaaatgagtTTTGGTTTCTTTCCAAACTCACGTGATGAGTTGCAGATGGTCAAAATTCAGACTTTTTGTCCACAAGCCTGCCTATtctcattagttttttttttttttttttttaaaaaaaagaaaatgaccAGAAATTGACACCTAGGATTAGAATATATGAGAGGTTGACACATAGGAAAGAGAGAAAGGAGGATGTTTGTGGTGTTGACAAGTGGCAAAACCTTGTTGTTTTATTAGGTATAGAGATTTAGGGGAAATGGATTGTATCACCCTAAATCATGCAAAATTGGCCAAtaccactcccaactttcaaATTGGCTCCCGCCACCATCTACTCGACGACTTGGTGTCATTGTCACCCCttcgttaaaaaaacactaactgagttagttttTTAAGCCTACGTGGCATGGAGATGATGAGTTGGAAGCATACGTGGACAGGAGCCTTgttttattgtcacacccccaaaataccacctagatgtctctgttaggcgtgtgacgtaccaacaacgagccactaattacattgaacccatacaagtttataaatcaaatcctcaattattaatgaaaatcaccatcaacaagtttaaacgaaaacTAACATGTTCAggggaagcaaatagtaaaccaatgttaaagtgtttcaaaaaccaatgtatgatatcaatagttcaatcacatgaatccctccagtcgacccatgaccacttcaGTTACTCCAAACAGCAAGTTCTAAATCCAAGACatctaaggacctgcgagcatgcaacaagtgtatcagacaacgctggtgagttcacagcttttcgaaaacgttagttaccaagtgtttattcCAGTTCATTAACAAATGCAAAAGTaatattgataatatctcgatactgaacaagacggctcctgatgtatgttttgcccgttccccagtgctcctatcaaagcactgggcatgactaggtcattagttcacattcgtcctctccggtacggggtgagggtgccaaacctaagtagcgctaccaactaacaTCCGTTACCTCTTCGGTAacaaaaagatgggacttaagagtgaTAGAGTGAGATTATTATCCAATAttccagttttacccaaaagacttatccctcaccgggatacccactgactgtcccaaccaccgggacgcatgctcaagagtagtgaactcaccttggttttgctcggttagactaaatgcttgtttaacagttgatcaATCAAACCATATTGTGGTTACCAGAGACAATCAGTTTCGTGAATTCACAATTCACGTATCTAGTCACACGTATTACTCAAGCAATAAACAACCAAACACAATTCATCACAAATGTCATAACAAGCATACGAGTCATAGTACGTTTACGACACAAGTTCACACTACCATTTCGTGACCCAACTAGACACTTAACAGGTCAATATATTACTCCCATAGATGTGTGGCCCATGTAGTTCAGGCCTATTAAACATAAGGCCCAAATCAGTGCACAGCCCGCTAGCATATACGCAATCCGTTGGCTCAAGGCCCGGCAGAAAGCCCAACAAACCTTGCGGCCCCACTCATGAGATTTATGTATATACACAAGGCCCAATTAGTACTAACATAATTTAATGTTAACAATTACTAACAGCTCATGATTATTTCATATGAATCAGCTCAATGATTTTGCCGGCCCAACATATACCGAGAGAAGATGCGGCCCAAGTACCCTTCGGGTATTGTTAAGTGTGTGCGGCCCATAATTACCAAGTCCAAATCAACTATTAAAGTCCATAACACAACCTCATTATTAACCTACTATCAGGCACTTAGAATCACGCATTAACAGTTCAAACCAAGTAACAAAACATCCTCTCTTTACCCAACTTAGATTAACTAGTTCATCAACTCATCAAACCCGTCCATAATTCGTATAACAGTTTCAATAACATACACCTTTTATTATCAAACACTAATAACCTACTTATTAACATCATGATTAATTTATGTTTTTGATTCATATCTAGGAATACCCGACTGTATTACCCCTACCTCTCAAACATCATACAATATCACACAACCAAGCACAGCAATCATACCTCAATTCACATGCTTCATATTCCAATCAACCGAATTAAATCTTGAATACACATCATGCATAAATCATTTAGATTATCTAATACACACACGCCATAAAGTTCCAAGTATGTATACGATCATCAATCAACTGTTAGGGCACATTAGTTTGTGTGTTATCATCACATGTTTAATCAGGTCATAACCCATCATTTATTTGAATCACGTTATCATAACAATTCCTAAAGCGAATTAACAACCTATCGACATAACATTTATTTTGATCATAGTTATCATCATCAAGTAATCCTATAATCAAGTAGATCAAGACTCCTTTAAATATCATGCGCATTTATTAATACCCTAATTATGTGCTAATGAAGTTGGCATCATGCAAAAAACTAACGACAGTGTTTTATGAAGGGTATCTCTTACCAAACTCGAATAATGTTACAAACTTCTTATCCAACTTCCCCTTCCTTGAAAATTTGGTTTTGCATCCTGATTGGCATACTATTAAAGGCGACAATTTGAAGTTGTCAAATCATTCCCTGAAGACATTGGAGTTACATTCACGGTTTGATTTGGATGAAATTGAGTTAAACACCCCCAATTTGGGTTTATTTGTTTACATTGTTCATCCCGCGTATTCTTACCTTGGGATGAGCCGTTTACCTCACTTGAAAGCATCTATGCGATACTATCCCTATCACTCTATAGATTTCCAGAAGTTGAGGCTATTTTTGGACAAAGAAAGTGGTTTCAAAGCTTTGAACTTGTATATATGCACAGATGAGGTGCATTTCTTTGATCAAATAGTTTATATGTTACTTTGTCGTGAACAATTATGctaagcagttaatgcggtaaaaaaaTCGAATATCGGTCAaagaccgatatttgagatacaGGTTGTTgtggtgggatatcggtaattttaatatcatgtatAATTTATAGATATaacaatttaacactaacaattcaatataatctcctaccattaacaaaataaccttttgcaacttgcagacactaacaattgtagcaagtaagAACTGATTGAGAGTTAAAACACTAatatttaacactaacaattaataattaagacttaaaacactaatatgagcaataagaagaaaaatgaatggtagaactaagaagaaatgTACTTCAAATCAGTGATAAATCTGGCAAATATCGGTCAGatacttggttttaaaaagcgagaggtGCACAAAAGCGACGGGGTCTAAAACGAGGCACGAAGCGCAAAAGCGGCgggcttttcgtacccgaggcgcaagctaattatatatattttttatatatcccataggtttttagcttTCCCTACCCAAAATATAGCTGTAAGTAAAGGTTTTTTAGTTTTTGTATGATTTTAGTTGCATGTACAAGTCAAAAAACCCAAGGTACAACCGTTAAATGCATAAAAACGCCTCGAGTACGAGAGGCGCTTGCCTCATGTcataactctcattaaaatccataattagaatgataattagtcaataagaaaaccctaattgagacacccaagtaattctgcactaaccctaaaatttccagaacaatcggaattaggatcagggcccctaaaactcagggggggataaaccctagttgatattTATCTATTTAATACGTTGTCACAATTGAAATTAAGAAAAGAGttgagtcatgcaagctagtcccgaacccagctagctatgtaattagactgcacccttacggaccgtaagggtaaatgccatacggtccgtaagcatgtctcaaaaatcactataaatagcagaccttGGCAGTAGCTTTctgaagttgaaacgacgcatAAACTCTCTGTGGACGTCGAGATATCATAGTAttattacaattaaacacacactgatcacgaagtgctgccgcaaaacagggtaatcactcgatcgctattacgattcattttccgactgatcaatatatccaatggatgtttaagtgccgcccatatagggttatactttgtcgttcgtcgttaaatcgatggatgtttaagtattgcactttgtcgttcgttgtgagaatttgatctcgtgagttatcgtaactgctgtattgatcactaacccggttttgtgtgcattattattaaattaggttaacaaggctaaatcgTATTCCGCCCGTgttaaatctacaatgtgagtcattctctttttatcaaatattttacaatactccaaattattttcagaattataattacagtgattaagtttatgtaatcaccaaattacagccagtatgtggggtattgtgcacattactactgttttaatcacattaggtgggcgaacctaaaattaagtgatatacgtcattcattggggcagccaatggtgatatgaccacagtcacagatccggtcgagtgacaaatactgtgggtagttggtagatatcagaaacatatgtaaaaactcttaatagtgtaaattataataaacgagtcattttagtaaactgaatgattcactcagtatttcccgctgacaaaacctttttcaaacatgtttcaggtgatctattgtaattcaggaaaagtgctgggaagcagtgcaggcttaaagtagtggctcattataaaataaaaaaatatgttttgtaaaaataaagatttctcagtaaaaccttattattgtaaattatcggggttttatcgcgaattgtgaaataaaataatcgggaaaagtttttagctttaaaacgatcctgatgataaaattccgctgctaaaatcacataaataaatataacgggatttctgtcccgcggctcctgaaacgggtcaaaccgggtcgggggccgtgacagaaatgaggtggtatcagagccactgagttaagctaattaagtatttagagatacttaatttttcctgattactattatgtgattatgtgttatattaaactgattatttgttagttacagtatgggtaagcaaaagctgcaagatatctatcttaaattagataggtcagtctatgaagagggaagttcatcttcaaaactccctacaattcctgaagaaggaatatttgtgcgaaaagcacaatatgaaaaaccgctttctcctagaaaaaggagtatgattattaagaaaagtaaagagcaaatccgagaaaagaggattaaaagggaaacccaggaattaatcaataaatcaccttgggaagacaagctagacgagaaatgggcaaatttatatatgctagccacagtagcagaacatgcagatctttaaaaaccctaagtctagtaatagcacttcccagtaaataaatatataaatccgagtgtgttctttcctgttattttgtacaaatagtgtgcaataaaactttgatgtttatttgttaaactttgttccaaagttttaacttagtatttttgtgcattttgcatatatgctacacagcatgaatgagatatctgaagcctttcagaacctcgatctttacccggtgaatgtagaagtttcccaagatttcactggatactttgctgatgtggaacaacctgtagaattcaatgtTCCACccttgacaaagccaaaacgaaagaaaagaaaaaattatgtatggggtagtcgtatccgtaggaaaaagccagctccgaaacttcctaaaataaacaaccctttaggaaaaggaaaagaaattgtaatcaaggagagttctaaacagcaagagatggaacctgaagtcaagaaagattctaggcaaatggaaaaacagtttgaggaatattctaaagatatagaaatggaagtaggacaaggttctagaccaacttagatagaaattggagaaagctccaaccaaaaccaaaaccagggaataacttttcaggatgaaatagattttctattggcaagctgtgaaactattcagcctgtcaatacgaatgtttttacctatcctagtgaaaatccactccctatgaactttgaaccagcaatcccagaaccaatagtccactcccaacctgtagaaatggacgaatggtggacaaatgattggcaatttcaaaatattgtcaacgacccttattccttttttccacaattcgatccagaacccctgcctaatccaccaatgagtaacgaaaatatggcggaacttcgtcattatggtgaagaattgatggatgcaggaaatagaatcagagagatagggggacaaattgcctggaaatatgatgaaagggaaatgcgtttttagaatgacaagtggcgagagataggaaggtggtaaaactatagttgtgtaatagtaaaagtaaatagtaaaatcagtctgtaacataactacgaataaaacCCTGTAAAATAtttgtgtgtagtgatgcatactataaccgatatcaaatgaaatcgagaaatcgatagttttgactacacgtgtattgtaaattgtctgattgtttatgtataattgctatttatcaaatactaataaaaaattatatatatattatcagatggcaaatattggtaatgaaccggtaaatgaggttaatcaatcaGAGCAACATctaggggatcaatatatgactagacaagatattgaaaatattgttgctcaagggatagcaaatgctattccagcattcgttgctgctgtaaaaagtccaatcgaaccacaacatatcgttcctagtaaacgtacttctgaagataacttcagtaacagtataaatgggggcaataatcataacaatgaatcccagcacacgccgctccctaagaaactgaaagctgcaacacctggttgcactttcaaagaattccttgcttgtaaacccactgaatttgcaggcaatgaaggggcaactgcatcactgcgttggttagagaaaaccgaagcagtaattgcaataagtaagtgtgccaaagatgatcaggtcatgtacacatcaaatctgtttaaagaaggagcactcgattggtggaacacagtgctacaagcaaaaggaagaagggtggcctatgcgatgaattgggaagaatttaagagtcttgtagaaagaaaattctgtcctgagtatgaaaaggaataaatggcaaataagttcctaactcatcggatgataggtgtagattgtcgtggttatacttcgacattctttgaatatgctagagtggtaccaacactggcttcgccagaaccggtactcatttctcgctatatttggggattaattagcgaaattcgcaatatcgttaaagctgcgagacctcgcactattgacgatgctgtagaactagctaacacTCTGACTAATGaattgatacgcacaagagatgaagaaaaaaagaaggaactagctcagaaaattacccaaggatatagggtgggtaatagtagtttcaagaaaagaggtgcagggcaatcttcaactttgtcattctgcaaaatttgcaaaaagaaacattttggaaaatgtaacaaactttgcaatttttgcaaaacgataggacatcgtgaagagaactgcagaaagaaatccataatttgttacaattgtggagaagccggacatttcaaaacagaatgtcctaagttagtcaaaccagtggacaacaaaaccaaggcgaccgaaggagctactaagaagaatgccagagcattccagctaaccactcaagaagcagagctcatcccggatgtgatagccggtacgtttttagttcacgacgtttatgcaaaagtattatttgactctggtgcaaaccaaagtattataaatacttcattctgccaagctcttaagttacccttaactaccattaggcagatttttacagtcgaaaccgcagatgggaattcagtaaaaatcaatcaggttttacAAAAAGTAGGAATAGAACTTgcaggtcataaatttgttgcaaacctattacctatgaaattagctgaatttgatgttgtgttagaaatggattggttaatagccaaccatgctcaaatcatttgtgataaaaactctatagaaattcaatcacctactggagaagtaatcatgattacaggagataaacctcgaaagccactaaagttcatatcagtaatgaaagttgctaattatgaatgaaaacaaggaatagtatatatgatttcagtaatcattagtactaaaggtaaggaacttaaggaaattcctgtagtctcagaatacccagatatattcccggaagatttacctgggttaccaccagatagggaagtagaatttaggattcatctaattccaggaactacaccgatagccaatgCACCTTATCGATTGgctcctactgaaatgctagaattgaagaagcaattagatgaattactaagcaaatgatttatacaacctagttcatccccttggggtgcaccagtgttgtttgtgaaaaagaaagatggatcaatgagaatgtgtatcgattatagagagctaaataaggttacaattaagaatcgatactcATTACCTAGAATGGATGATAttttcgatcaactacaaggcgctaggtacttttctaagatagacttgcgctccggatatcatcaattaaaggttcaaaaagaagacatacctaaaactgcttttagaactaggtatggacactatgagtttacgGTCATGCCCTTtaggttaactaatgcacctgcagcattcacggacatgatgaacagaatctgtaaaccatatttggataaatttgtaattgttttcatagacgatatacttatttattcaaaaaagtcaggacgaacattgtcagcacttgcatgcactcttaactttgttaagaaaagaaaaattgtatgccaaattttcgaagtgtgaattttggctacaagaagtgcaattcttaggacacatggtgaatcatgaaggtattcacgtagatcctgctaagatag
It encodes:
- the LOC110901294 gene encoding uncharacterized protein LOC110901294, with the translated sequence MKLASCKKLTTVFYEGYLLPNSNNVTNFLSNFPFLENLVLHPDWHTIKGDNLKLSNHSLKTLELHSRFDLDEIELNTPNLGLFVYIVHPAYSYLGMSRLPHLKASMRYYPYHSIDFQKLRLFLDKESGFKALNLYICTDERSMVLEKLNAIELPRYELENIELHFDYEESPGDEALDAGHEEKSSFHAAFVDAVLCCFRPRSLTLRSSSFPLTDFEEQSALVKITHEKLFEQENQGHTNIEIVSPYSLKAQSSLGA